CTGCTCTGTTCTTTGTGTGAGATCTTGTTCTTGTGATTTTCCACAGTATTCGTATGTAGCAGAAAGCCATCACTGCCAAAGCAACCAAGAAAAAAATGTTCTGTTGGAAGATGCCAATTCTTTTCCACACAGGGTCTTTGTATTCACAGCCCACGGAGTGTTCATCTTTGTGGGGGATCGAGACGAGGGTGCTGTAGAGCAGGGAGGGCATGGCCGCTCCAATACTGACTATCCACAATAAGAAAGACACATAAACTCCAGTGCTGCGACTGAGTTTGAGTGTGCTCAGGCCAGACAGAGGGTGTACCACAGCCAGATACCTGTAGATGGTCATGATGGTCAGGAAAAGTATGCTGCTGTAAAACCCAGTGAAGAAGACAAAAGTCACAATTTTGCAGAGGACTTCTGAAAACAACCATCCCCAGACGTGGTAAATTGCCCAGAATGGGAGACCAGTGGTGAAGACGAGGTCAGAGATGGTCAGGTTTAGGATAAACATGTTTGTAAGAGACTTGAGGTTTTCGTACAAAGCCAGGATTACAAGGACGAGGATGTTTCCTGTGAGGCTCAGTGTGATCACAATAGAGAAGAACACGGGAATGGCAATGGATCCAAACTTGACCACCTCACCTTTTTCACAGACTTCATCCATATAGACATAGTCATAGACGTTTTGGCTTTCATTGATAGAGTTATTCATTGCTCTTCAACTGGATCCTGTAAAACAAATATAGGATTAGTATGTGCATTATGGTGGGctattttcagtcatttcacTGTTTAATGCAAATCAACAGAGACAAAAAAGTTATAATGATAAAGATCTTTTTACAATGACTATAAGTGTATATATACCTAATAAGGGTGCACTTAAGTTACACTGGAACTCCTTTAATAGGAGACTAATATGTTACTATAGTGTAATGTTACTTTAGTGTGTAAAGAAAAAGAACTGACCTACCTCTTGCTTGGGACTGATGTTATTGGATGTGATGCCTTCAGTCTACTCACAGCTTAAAAAGAAGTAGCGTTCGTAATATCGTGACAGGCAGTGATTTCTGTTCCTTGTTCTGTTCTATAACCTGAGCTGTTTTACCATGCAATGTCCTCATCTTAGCTGGATTTGTGGTTATGGCTGTTTATTTGGACCAACCAAATTTGCCAACTTTCTCATCAAAAACCAAACACTATGAAGACAACAAGATGTGG
The Perca fluviatilis chromosome 9, GENO_Pfluv_1.0, whole genome shotgun sequence genome window above contains:
- the LOC120565982 gene encoding chemokine XC receptor 1-like is translated as MNNSINESQNVYDYVYMDEVCEKGEVVKFGSIAIPVFFSIVITLSLTGNILVLVILALYENLKSLTNMFILNLTISDLVFTTGLPFWAIYHVWGWLFSEVLCKIVTFVFFTGFYSSILFLTIMTIYRYLAVVHPLSGLSTLKLSRSTGVYVSFLLWIVSIGAAMPSLLYSTLVSIPHKDEHSVGCEYKDPVWKRIGIFQQNIFFLVALAVMAFCYIRILWKITRTRSHTKNRAVKLVFCIVAVFFLGWVPYNLVIFLNVLANDVVPPLHTCDASIKLDYAFYVCRLIAFSHCCLNPVFYAFVGVKFRSHLKSLLHRRFICQSPDEEQQVRMQTFSRGSMY